From Solidesulfovibrio carbinoliphilus subsp. oakridgensis, the proteins below share one genomic window:
- a CDS encoding DJ-1/PfpI family protein has protein sequence MAVKKILMLVGDYVEDYEVMVPFQMLLMVGHEVHAVCPDKKAGDHVRTAVHDFEGDQTYSEKPGHNFTLNADFAAVDPAAYDALVIPGGRAPEYIRLNPRVIEIVKHFAGAKKPIAAVCHGQQVLVAADVVAGCQCMAYPAVQPDIERAGGTYVGPNATFTNAVVSGNLVTGPAWPAHPEWIRKFLGLLGTKIEP, from the coding sequence ATGGCGGTCAAGAAGATCCTGATGCTGGTCGGCGATTACGTCGAGGACTATGAGGTCATGGTCCCGTTCCAGATGCTGCTCATGGTCGGCCACGAGGTCCATGCCGTGTGCCCGGACAAGAAGGCCGGGGACCATGTCCGCACGGCGGTCCACGATTTCGAGGGCGACCAGACCTACAGCGAAAAGCCGGGCCACAATTTTACGCTCAATGCCGACTTCGCGGCCGTGGACCCGGCCGCTTACGACGCCCTGGTCATCCCGGGCGGCCGGGCCCCGGAATACATCCGGCTCAACCCCCGGGTCATCGAGATCGTCAAGCACTTCGCCGGGGCTAAAAAGCCCATCGCCGCCGTGTGCCACGGCCAGCAGGTGCTGGTCGCGGCCGACGTGGTGGCCGGCTGCCAGTGCATGGCCTACCCGGCCGTGCAGCCGGACATCGAGCGGGCCGGGGGCACCTACGTCGGCCCCAACGCCACCTTCACCAACGCGGTGGTCAGCGGCAATCTGGTGACCGGACCGGCCTGGCCGGCCCATCCGGAATGGATCCGCAAGTTTCTGGGGCTGCTTGGCACGAAAATCGAGCCCTAA
- a CDS encoding UPF0280 family protein, which produces MPPIHDDPVRAYRRPLVPRPGETAFQVVVAQTDLWIVADRRLAREIADFVSGLRAGLMTYILLNPEFRASLVPVAVPDDAPAIARDMAEAATRFGVGPMAAVAGAVSQAVSDRFAPLSPNLLVENGGDVFLRSTVGRTVALLAKPVEGARLALHFGPDRLPAAVCASSAKVGHSLSLGQADMVTVVADRGAVADAAATALGNLLVSRADLEGVLAAARGMARDGVRGAFVQIGEMVGLVGDLELVAIEGEDEA; this is translated from the coding sequence ATGCCGCCCATCCATGACGATCCCGTGCGCGCCTACCGCCGGCCGCTGGTCCCCCGGCCGGGCGAGACCGCCTTCCAGGTGGTGGTGGCCCAGACCGACCTTTGGATCGTGGCCGACCGCCGCCTGGCCCGGGAAATCGCGGACTTCGTTTCAGGCCTGCGCGCCGGGCTCATGACCTACATCCTGCTCAATCCGGAATTTCGCGCGAGCCTCGTGCCCGTGGCCGTGCCGGACGACGCGCCCGCCATCGCCCGGGACATGGCCGAGGCGGCCACCCGCTTCGGCGTGGGGCCCATGGCCGCCGTGGCCGGGGCCGTGTCCCAGGCCGTGTCCGACCGGTTCGCCCCGCTTTCCCCCAACCTGCTGGTCGAAAACGGCGGCGACGTTTTCCTGCGCTCCACCGTCGGGCGGACCGTGGCCCTGCTCGCCAAACCCGTGGAAGGCGCCCGCCTGGCCCTGCACTTTGGGCCGGACAGGCTGCCTGCCGCCGTGTGCGCCTCCTCGGCCAAGGTCGGGCACTCGCTCAGCCTCGGGCAGGCCGACATGGTGACCGTGGTCGCGGACCGGGGAGCCGTGGCCGACGCCGCGGCCACGGCCCTTGGCAACCTGCTCGTGTCCCGGGCGGACCTCGAAGGCGTGCTGGCCGCCGCCCGGGGCATGGCCCGGGACGGCGTGCGCGGCGCGTTCGTCCAAATCGGCGAGATGGTCGGCCTGGTCGGCGACCTGGAACTGGTGGCGATCGAAGGGGAGGACGAAGCCTGA
- a CDS encoding glycosyltransferase family 2 protein: protein MALAGRGRACRVQTMQREAARPVGGASPKGDGRGRGEPGRDVLVSVVVPTRDRAALVVRAVASVLAQTHAALEVLVVDDGSVDDTVARLSALGDPRLRVLSHAAGRGVSAARNTGLGAARGAYVALLDSDDEWLPAKIERQLAFMRERKLSVSQTQEIWMRNGRRVNPTAANRKPDGFFFEQALVRCVVSPSTSMGVRAYWEEMGGFDETLPACEDYDLWLRTLLCHPIGLLDEYLAVRHGGRPDQLSAIHLGQDLYRIRSMARLLTRPDLSPWHRDCIRKELGRKARIYATGCLKRDRPEEAGRVLALAEAAAAL from the coding sequence ATGGCCTTGGCAGGCCGGGGCCGGGCCTGTAGAGTCCAAACGATGCAGCGAGAGGCGGCGCGGCCCGTGGGCGGCGCATCACCGAAAGGGGACGGGAGAGGACGCGGGGAACCGGGGCGCGACGTCCTGGTGTCCGTGGTCGTTCCCACCCGCGACCGGGCGGCGCTGGTGGTCCGGGCCGTGGCTTCGGTCCTGGCCCAGACCCACGCGGCCCTGGAGGTGCTGGTGGTCGACGACGGGTCGGTGGACGACACGGTGGCGCGCCTCTCGGCCCTGGGCGACCCGAGGCTTCGGGTCCTGTCCCACGCGGCCGGGCGCGGCGTGTCGGCGGCCCGCAACACCGGCCTTGGGGCGGCCCGGGGGGCGTATGTGGCCCTGCTCGATTCCGACGACGAGTGGCTGCCGGCCAAGATCGAGCGGCAACTGGCCTTCATGCGGGAGCGGAAGCTCTCTGTCAGCCAGACCCAGGAAATCTGGATGCGCAACGGCCGGCGGGTCAATCCCACGGCCGCAAACCGCAAGCCGGACGGCTTTTTTTTCGAGCAGGCGCTGGTGCGGTGCGTGGTCAGCCCGTCCACGAGCATGGGCGTGCGGGCCTATTGGGAGGAGATGGGCGGTTTCGACGAGACCCTGCCGGCCTGCGAGGATTACGACCTGTGGCTGCGGACCTTGCTGTGCCACCCGATCGGCCTTTTGGACGAATATCTGGCCGTGCGCCACGGCGGCCGGCCGGACCAGCTTTCGGCCATCCACCTGGGCCAGGACCTCTACCGCATCCGGTCCATGGCCCGGTTGCTCACGCGGCCCGACCTGTCCCCATGGCATAGGGATTGCATTCGAAAAGAGCTGGGCCGCAAGGCCCGGATCTACGCCACGGGGTGCTTGAAGCGCGACAGGCCGGAAGAGGCCGGTCGCGTGCTGGCCCTGGCCGAGGCGGCGGCCGCCTTATGA
- a CDS encoding molybdenum cofactor biosynthesis protein MoaE: MDISKTIAALKAEPGFLEKVGMVLVHNGVARATSRQGSPVASLEVRVNQDLVEAIRREGEAMPGMFRVLVEARAGTFAPGDDLLFIVAAGDIRENVLAGLTHTLTRIKAEAITKKEVAP, translated from the coding sequence ATGGACATCTCAAAAACCATTGCAGCGCTCAAGGCCGAGCCGGGCTTTCTCGAAAAGGTCGGCATGGTGCTCGTGCACAACGGCGTGGCCCGGGCCACGTCGCGCCAAGGCAGCCCCGTGGCCTCCCTGGAGGTCCGGGTGAACCAGGACCTGGTCGAGGCCATCCGCCGTGAGGGCGAGGCCATGCCCGGCATGTTCCGGGTGCTGGTCGAGGCCAGGGCCGGGACGTTCGCCCCGGGCGACGACCTGCTTTTCATCGTGGCCGCCGGCGACATCCGGGAAAACGTCCTGGCCGGGCTCACCCACACGCTGACCCGCATCAAGGCCGAAGCCATCACCAAGAAAGAAGTCGCGCCCTAG
- a CDS encoding tetratricopeptide repeat protein codes for MSTLYITNLLDRLPTVGSTRMVHAGIGVWVAWDGQLDTAFEAMLRDYGGFRMAEATGQALWFFFGDEGLRALGRIHVWGRVNAMPVFIEVFPATMLISPKFELSLSMSVELSRQHVNPSDSLDILIHPNLKNQIALIPGLSCTPAKPASGLARVAFEHFEADHGLSYESGLGWLCVLRPLGDPLARDTAEGWRNIAVELLDIVDRLGLKFLRHEGFLIFEVPGLRLFRSWCRDTVARIVRLKEEGDAGHYWPSVMAAVPSKGRTCGKDLPRRIGLDWDKLTPDFPHMNYRSAFLLGDEFVIHEARTLSRGLTVEDWCNVSLVDAAEEAEPQGVLAVPLPSNLSGGDARLCFYCGLNNHPARQCPSKVLAGPRPEVWERFGRLDIGRLEGLSQSLDAALAADPVAEMTRRLGGKEEMDLLLQAIFEIDLPFQTRTLEMVWRSRGKDLPAGFEQLGPREGDYFWEALAALRERNDQNYEAQLAQALAKYPRAYQPKSVQGFASMEADDWTKAVYYWQESGRLCYTALQRGYFLFLQARALEVQGEFHKAIALFREALRECPKWTEPVYRQGVCLVKMGFTDQGLQLFGQLLAGDPTMFNRVMVDPELERGRLHILSSLWRIWKQSREEANARLTALGALSESLRARFLEGEPYLVESEDRVKALVTLGQVGNFVAFKRLEAGVGDIEEAVRKKIDSEIKVMQQEQARQFEDLKSVQREAAWFPFPTLLREFNKDFNYCATKLNWMRTSSMAEAENFHKSRVFLPEVDERIRTLRTRLITLRIVRDSTFFCMLLGRNFLWMEVVGLGLSLVLVPVFVYVFQRSGQGWVADMMEQQKWQLQKGLVIILTISAMALAAIKTAMTFDSKKRKLFKLAEEGKLPVKKPKPKKKPKPKPKPKSKPAK; via the coding sequence TTGTCCACGCTTTACATCACCAATCTCCTGGACCGCCTGCCGACGGTCGGCTCCACCCGCATGGTCCATGCCGGCATCGGCGTCTGGGTGGCCTGGGACGGCCAGCTCGACACCGCCTTCGAGGCCATGCTGCGCGATTACGGCGGATTCCGCATGGCCGAGGCCACGGGCCAGGCCTTGTGGTTTTTCTTCGGCGACGAGGGCTTGCGGGCCCTGGGGCGCATCCATGTCTGGGGCCGGGTCAATGCCATGCCGGTCTTCATCGAGGTCTTCCCGGCCACGATGCTCATAAGCCCGAAGTTCGAGCTGTCCCTGTCCATGTCCGTGGAGCTCTCCCGCCAGCACGTGAACCCGTCCGATTCCCTGGACATCCTCATCCACCCCAACCTCAAAAACCAGATCGCGCTCATTCCCGGGCTCTCCTGCACCCCGGCCAAGCCGGCCTCCGGCCTGGCCCGGGTGGCCTTCGAGCATTTCGAGGCCGACCACGGCCTGTCCTACGAGTCCGGGCTCGGCTGGCTGTGCGTGCTGCGGCCGCTTGGCGATCCGCTGGCCCGGGACACGGCCGAGGGGTGGCGCAACATCGCGGTGGAGCTTTTGGACATCGTGGACCGGCTCGGCCTCAAGTTTTTGCGCCACGAGGGGTTTCTCATCTTCGAGGTGCCCGGGCTGCGCCTTTTCCGATCCTGGTGCCGGGACACCGTGGCCCGCATCGTGCGCCTCAAGGAGGAAGGGGACGCCGGCCACTACTGGCCAAGCGTCATGGCCGCGGTCCCGTCCAAGGGCCGGACCTGCGGCAAGGACCTGCCCCGGCGGATCGGGCTCGACTGGGACAAGCTGACCCCGGACTTCCCCCACATGAACTACCGCTCGGCCTTCCTCCTTGGCGACGAATTCGTCATCCACGAGGCCCGGACCCTGTCCCGGGGGCTGACCGTCGAGGACTGGTGCAACGTGAGCCTGGTCGACGCGGCCGAGGAGGCCGAGCCCCAGGGCGTTCTGGCCGTGCCCTTGCCGTCCAACCTGTCCGGCGGGGACGCCCGGCTCTGCTTCTACTGCGGCCTCAACAACCACCCGGCCCGCCAGTGTCCGTCCAAGGTCCTGGCCGGGCCCCGGCCCGAGGTCTGGGAGCGGTTCGGCCGGCTGGACATCGGCCGCCTGGAGGGCCTGTCCCAGAGCCTGGATGCCGCCCTGGCCGCCGATCCGGTGGCCGAGATGACGCGCCGGCTCGGCGGCAAGGAGGAGATGGATCTGCTCCTGCAGGCCATCTTCGAGATCGACCTGCCGTTTCAGACCCGCACCCTGGAGATGGTCTGGCGCAGCCGGGGCAAGGACCTGCCGGCCGGGTTCGAGCAGCTGGGGCCCCGGGAGGGCGACTATTTCTGGGAGGCGCTCGCCGCCCTTCGCGAGCGCAACGACCAGAACTACGAGGCCCAGCTCGCCCAGGCCCTGGCCAAATACCCCCGGGCCTACCAGCCGAAGTCCGTCCAGGGGTTCGCGTCCATGGAGGCCGACGACTGGACCAAGGCGGTCTATTATTGGCAGGAGTCGGGGCGGCTTTGCTACACGGCCCTGCAGCGCGGCTATTTCCTGTTCCTCCAGGCCCGGGCCCTGGAGGTGCAGGGGGAGTTCCACAAGGCCATCGCCCTGTTCCGGGAGGCCCTGCGGGAGTGTCCCAAATGGACCGAGCCGGTCTACCGCCAGGGCGTTTGCCTGGTGAAGATGGGATTCACGGACCAGGGGCTCCAGCTTTTCGGCCAGCTTCTGGCCGGGGACCCGACCATGTTCAACCGGGTGATGGTGGACCCGGAGCTGGAGCGGGGGAGGCTGCACATCCTGTCCTCCCTGTGGCGGATCTGGAAGCAGTCGCGGGAGGAGGCCAACGCGAGACTTACCGCCCTCGGCGCCTTGTCCGAGTCCCTGCGCGCCCGTTTTCTGGAGGGCGAGCCGTATCTGGTCGAATCCGAGGACCGGGTCAAGGCGCTGGTCACGCTCGGCCAGGTCGGCAACTTCGTGGCCTTCAAGCGCCTGGAGGCCGGGGTCGGGGACATCGAGGAGGCGGTCCGCAAGAAGATCGATTCCGAGATCAAGGTCATGCAGCAGGAGCAGGCCCGGCAGTTCGAGGATCTCAAAAGCGTGCAGCGGGAGGCGGCCTGGTTTCCCTTTCCCACGCTCCTTCGGGAATTCAACAAGGATTTCAACTACTGCGCCACCAAGCTCAACTGGATGCGGACCTCGTCCATGGCCGAGGCGGAAAATTTCCACAAGAGCCGGGTGTTTTTGCCCGAGGTGGACGAGCGGATCCGGACGTTGCGCACCCGGCTCATCACCCTTCGCATCGTGCGGGACTCGACCTTTTTCTGCATGCTCCTTGGCCGCAACTTCCTGTGGATGGAAGTGGTCGGCCTTGGCCTGTCGCTCGTCCTGGTGCCGGTCTTCGTCTACGTGTTCCAGCGTTCGGGCCAGGGCTGGGTGGCGGACATGATGGAGCAGCAGAAGTGGCAGCTGCAAAAGGGGCTGGTCATTATCCTGACGATCTCGGCCATGGCCCTGGCCGCCATCAAGACGGCCATGACCTTTGATTCGAAAAAGCGCAAGCTCTTCAAGCTGGCCGAGGAAGGCAAGCTGCCGGTCAAAAAGCCCAAGCCGAAAAAAAAGCCCAAGCCGAAGCCCAAGCCAAAGTCCAAGCCCGCCAAGTGA
- a CDS encoding TusE/DsrC/DsvC family sulfur relay protein — protein MATVEYKGKSFEVDEDGFLQKFEDWTLEWVDYVKDSEGIKELTPEHNKVIEFLQDYYKKNGIAPMVRILSKVTGFKLKHIYELFPSGPGKGACKMAGLPKPTGCV, from the coding sequence ATGGCTACTGTCGAGTACAAAGGCAAATCGTTCGAGGTCGATGAAGACGGCTTCTTGCAGAAATTCGAGGACTGGACGCTCGAGTGGGTTGATTACGTGAAGGACTCCGAGGGCATCAAGGAACTCACCCCCGAGCACAACAAGGTCATCGAGTTTCTTCAGGACTACTACAAAAAGAACGGCATTGCGCCCATGGTCCGCATCCTGTCCAAGGTGACCGGATTCAAGCTGAAGCACATCTACGAGCTGTTCCCGTCCGGACCGGGCAAAGGAGCCTGCAAAATGGCCGGCCTGCCCAAGCCCACGGGCTGCGTCTAG
- a CDS encoding YcaO-like family protein — MDTSRFVPKGLASRPKGYALDQDKICPPAETVARAKAAFARLGAGVLAETRRIDTGRLGIPVFLSLCGEAARAVMPTRKQMGKGASPEQAEASALMELAERFSFFSFWEDGGRLVSATWSEAEASFGDRLVPLSLIRHSVGETGLDDAAARRILDLLPWRFALVRDVAAGEDVAVPLDWFKLLNEFNGSSAGNCFEESVLQGACELVERHVCAVIDRDRPELPTIDPATCDDPVLSGLLAAFAREGVRVWLKDFSLGMPVPTVGAIAYDPATFPESSEIVFTAGTAASPAKAAIRALTEVAQLAGDFETSSNYEASGLPKFRTLDEAAWVFAGPTVGLCSLPGIEREDIAEELAELAGRLAAMGHPLLTIDTTHPELGLSANYNIVPGFAFRERTPTASLGLFTGRLLAEQADPDTAAAGLAALADIYPDAPFVPFFEGLLALRTGDPCLALHRFAVSEALQPLPEDQALAAFYQAHALARLDRYGEVVPLLDRAIALCPEVKEYFNLRGVARFKAGDYQAAAHDFEAALELDAGSAMDLANLGLCQARLGRTELAAHHLNAALALDPAITFAREALAGLATKSD, encoded by the coding sequence ATGGATACCAGCCGTTTCGTTCCCAAGGGACTGGCGTCCCGCCCCAAGGGCTATGCCCTGGACCAGGACAAGATCTGCCCCCCGGCCGAGACCGTGGCCCGGGCCAAGGCCGCCTTCGCCCGGCTTGGGGCCGGCGTCCTGGCCGAGACCCGGCGCATCGACACCGGCCGGCTCGGCATTCCCGTCTTTCTGAGCCTCTGCGGCGAAGCGGCCCGGGCCGTCATGCCAACCCGCAAGCAGATGGGCAAAGGGGCCTCCCCCGAGCAGGCCGAGGCGTCGGCGCTTATGGAACTGGCCGAGCGGTTCAGCTTCTTCTCCTTCTGGGAGGACGGGGGCCGGCTGGTTTCCGCCACCTGGTCCGAGGCCGAGGCTTCGTTCGGCGACCGCCTCGTGCCGCTGTCGCTCATCCGCCATTCGGTCGGCGAGACGGGCCTCGACGACGCGGCGGCAAGGCGCATCCTGGACCTGCTCCCCTGGCGGTTCGCCCTGGTGCGCGACGTGGCCGCGGGCGAGGACGTGGCCGTGCCCTTGGACTGGTTCAAGCTCTTAAACGAGTTCAACGGCTCCTCGGCCGGCAACTGTTTCGAGGAGTCCGTGCTCCAGGGGGCCTGCGAACTGGTCGAGCGGCACGTCTGCGCCGTGATCGATCGCGACCGGCCGGAACTGCCGACCATCGACCCGGCCACCTGCGACGATCCGGTTCTCTCCGGCCTCCTGGCCGCCTTTGCCCGGGAAGGGGTGCGGGTCTGGCTCAAGGACTTCAGCCTGGGCATGCCCGTGCCGACCGTCGGGGCCATCGCCTACGATCCGGCCACCTTCCCCGAGTCCTCGGAAATCGTCTTCACCGCCGGCACGGCCGCCTCGCCGGCCAAGGCCGCCATCCGGGCCCTGACCGAGGTGGCCCAGCTGGCCGGCGATTTCGAGACGTCGAGCAACTACGAGGCCTCGGGCCTGCCGAAATTCAGGACCCTGGACGAAGCCGCCTGGGTCTTTGCCGGGCCGACCGTCGGCCTTTGCAGCCTGCCGGGCATCGAGCGGGAGGACATCGCCGAGGAACTGGCCGAACTGGCCGGGCGCCTGGCCGCCATGGGCCATCCGCTCCTGACCATCGACACCACCCATCCGGAGCTCGGGCTGTCCGCCAACTACAACATCGTGCCCGGCTTCGCCTTCCGGGAGCGGACCCCGACCGCGAGCCTCGGGCTTTTCACGGGCCGGCTCCTGGCCGAACAGGCCGATCCGGACACGGCCGCAGCCGGCCTGGCCGCCCTGGCCGACATCTACCCGGACGCGCCGTTCGTGCCCTTTTTCGAGGGACTGCTTGCCCTTCGCACCGGCGACCCCTGCCTGGCGCTCCACCGTTTCGCCGTGTCCGAGGCCTTGCAGCCGCTGCCGGAAGACCAGGCCCTGGCCGCCTTTTACCAGGCTCACGCCCTGGCCCGGCTCGACCGGTACGGGGAGGTGGTGCCGCTCCTTGACCGGGCCATCGCCCTTTGCCCGGAGGTCAAGGAGTATTTCAACCTGCGCGGCGTGGCCCGGTTCAAGGCCGGGGACTATCAGGCCGCGGCCCACGACTTCGAGGCGGCCCTCGAGCTCGACGCCGGTTCGGCCATGGACCTGGCCAACCTGGGCCTGTGCCAGGCCCGGCTCGGGCGCACGGAACTGGCGGCCCACCACCTGAACGCGGCCCTGGCCCTTGATCCGGCTATCACCTTCGCCCGGGAAGCCCTGGCCGGTTTGGCCACAAAAAGCGATTAG
- a CDS encoding class I SAM-dependent methyltransferase: MHPTIPLSAPLDELLDAAKSRYDVRFEPVSIAGETLEILQIADLEALIDRLVLTAGQGPITLPYWAKIWPASMLLGHFLAHLGPGDGRTLLELGAGVGICGLFAAKQGFTTLLTDIHPDALLFSQINILQNGLADRASVAHADFAADRLGRRFDVILGSEVLYLEDLYRGLLKFLLAHIALAPGAEVVLAKDYTRKATRFLGMAEKEFHQAERVVGYKETNPESGEPERKLCQIYRLRPRKHA, from the coding sequence GTGCATCCAACCATCCCCCTTTCCGCCCCGCTCGACGAACTCCTGGACGCGGCCAAAAGCCGCTACGACGTCCGGTTCGAACCCGTGTCCATCGCCGGCGAAACCTTGGAGATCCTCCAGATCGCCGACCTCGAGGCCCTGATCGACCGCCTCGTCCTGACCGCCGGCCAAGGGCCCATCACCCTGCCCTACTGGGCCAAGATCTGGCCCGCCTCCATGCTCCTCGGCCATTTCCTGGCCCACCTCGGCCCGGGCGACGGCCGCACCCTGCTCGAACTCGGCGCCGGCGTCGGCATTTGCGGGCTGTTTGCGGCGAAACAGGGCTTCACGACCCTTTTGACCGACATCCACCCCGACGCCCTGCTCTTTTCGCAGATCAACATCCTGCAAAACGGCCTGGCCGACCGGGCCTCGGTGGCCCACGCCGATTTCGCGGCCGACCGGCTCGGCCGGCGCTTCGACGTCATCCTCGGCTCGGAAGTCCTCTACCTGGAAGACCTCTACCGGGGGCTCCTGAAATTTCTCCTGGCCCACATCGCCCTCGCCCCGGGTGCGGAAGTCGTCCTGGCCAAGGACTACACCCGCAAGGCCACCCGGTTTCTCGGCATGGCCGAAAAGGAATTCCACCAGGCCGAGCGCGTGGTCGGGTACAAGGAAACCAACCCCGAAAGCGGCGAGCCCGAACGCAAGCTGTGCCAGATCTACCGCCTGCGCCCGCGCAAGCACGCCTGA
- a CDS encoding glycosyltransferase, giving the protein MAQAGDSEKLAGLGGELAALNMDAACKYYHNYLNTFQIDLPLSVSFINRLLAEDIAELPPYAKSLLEQAIKSAVQLANFDPDVLSIGVDSGISPGAATVVKVLAGTHVEPQTFTELRKASMKYQGGDIRTICERILARHPMAVRYADLLLSLDFYQGQPPSESLAAFKCPKVLLPLWTKRLFNHHAALGDDAGAWPHWPAIAGRVDDPFTLSRAAEMHHRAGDTEQALALYGRAFELDPLQRPYALRLEALRAPFVPNPGLVDERRVAIYLYSYNKGQVLGETLASLARCAIGPARIKILLNGCTDDSLAVAGRARELFPQNEVEIIALPVNVGAPAARNWLLAQPATRESDYVAFLDDDVYLQPDWLAHFLTVAESDPKIGNVGCKVVFPGRFKMLQYLYRHVSLTHDDAIRVSLPTGYQQYDIGLYDVVREARVVMGCQHLLRVASLADAPSFDIRYSPSQIDDTDHDLQLCLAGWKVFFCGTVTCVHRQDSGTSAKSRLSLASQGSIMGNDLKFHYKWYERKEELSALDSLGLNR; this is encoded by the coding sequence ATGGCCCAGGCAGGAGATTCGGAAAAGCTCGCAGGCCTCGGCGGCGAACTCGCCGCCTTGAACATGGACGCGGCCTGCAAATATTACCACAACTATCTCAATACGTTCCAAATAGATTTGCCGCTGTCGGTCTCCTTTATCAACCGCCTTTTGGCCGAAGACATCGCCGAGTTGCCCCCCTATGCCAAGTCGCTGCTCGAACAGGCCATCAAGTCCGCCGTGCAGTTGGCCAATTTCGATCCGGACGTCCTGAGCATCGGGGTGGATTCCGGCATCTCCCCGGGCGCGGCCACGGTGGTCAAGGTCCTGGCCGGCACCCATGTGGAGCCCCAGACCTTCACCGAGCTGCGAAAGGCTTCCATGAAGTACCAGGGTGGGGACATCCGCACGATCTGCGAGCGCATCCTGGCCCGCCACCCCATGGCCGTGCGCTACGCCGACCTGCTCCTCAGCCTGGATTTCTACCAGGGCCAGCCGCCGAGCGAGAGCCTGGCCGCCTTCAAGTGCCCGAAGGTCCTCTTGCCCCTTTGGACCAAGCGGCTTTTCAACCACCACGCCGCCCTCGGCGACGATGCCGGGGCCTGGCCCCACTGGCCGGCCATCGCCGGCCGGGTGGACGACCCCTTCACGCTCAGCCGGGCGGCGGAGATGCACCACCGGGCCGGGGATACGGAGCAGGCCCTGGCCCTCTACGGCCGGGCTTTCGAACTCGATCCCCTGCAACGGCCCTATGCCCTGCGCCTGGAGGCCCTGCGCGCGCCGTTCGTCCCGAACCCCGGGCTCGTGGACGAGAGGCGCGTCGCCATCTATCTCTACAGTTACAACAAAGGGCAGGTGCTCGGGGAGACGCTGGCGAGCCTGGCCCGGTGCGCCATCGGCCCGGCCAGGATCAAGATTCTTTTAAACGGCTGCACGGACGACAGCCTGGCCGTGGCCGGCCGGGCCCGGGAGCTTTTCCCGCAAAACGAGGTGGAGATCATCGCGCTTCCGGTCAACGTCGGGGCCCCGGCCGCCCGCAACTGGCTCTTGGCCCAGCCGGCCACCCGGGAAAGCGACTACGTGGCCTTCTTGGACGACGACGTCTATCTCCAGCCCGACTGGCTGGCCCATTTCCTGACCGTGGCCGAAAGCGACCCGAAAATCGGCAACGTCGGCTGCAAGGTCGTCTTCCCGGGCCGGTTCAAGATGCTCCAGTACCTCTACCGCCACGTCTCCCTGACCCACGACGACGCCATCCGGGTCAGCCTGCCGACCGGCTACCAGCAGTACGACATCGGCCTTTACGACGTGGTGCGCGAGGCCCGGGTGGTCATGGGCTGCCAGCACCTCCTGCGCGTGGCCTCCCTGGCCGACGCCCCGAGCTTCGACATCCGCTACTCGCCCTCCCAGATCGACGACACGGACCACGACCTGCAACTGTGCCTGGCCGGCTGGAAGGTCTTTTTCTGCGGCACGGTCACCTGCGTGCACAGGCAGGACTCCGGCACCTCGGCCAAAAGCAGGTTGTCCCTGGCCAGCCAGGGCAGCATCATGGGCAACGACCTCAAGTTCCACTACAAGTGGTATGAGCGCAAAGAGGAGCTGTCGGCCCTCGATTCCCTGGGCCTGAACCGGTAG